Within the Prosthecobacter debontii genome, the region CGTCGCAGTGCCTGATGAAGACATGCTGCGCTGTGTCTTTTCCACGCCCGAGCCAAACTCTCCGGGGTGTAACCATCCAGAGGGCGACAAACTACATGCACATGGTTAGGCATGATTGCATAAGCCAGCATCTCGGTGCGAATGCCTTCGAAGTGATGCAAAGCATCGACTAGAAATTGACGATATTCTGGACGACGCAGGAGACATTCGCCATGGTTCTCATCCAGCAGATGCTCCAGTTTCCGCATTTGCACGTTCTGAAACTCACGCCAAGCGGCCAGCTCATTGGGAGGCAACTGACCGTTGGTTTCAGACGCGGCTTGAGCGAGGCGAGACTGCCATTCCCTCGCTTCCGCTTTCATCTGCTGCATCACAGGAAGGGGAATGGAATCATGCGCACGAAACGTGATGAAGTAACAACGGCCGGGCACGCGCCAGTGCGGCATGTGTCGTTGATAGACGCAGAAGTCCTGGGTGAGAGGACTGTCAGGATCAAACCCCAAAAAATGGGAAGGGAGTGGCACCTGCGCAGGAACGAACCAAAGCATGCCTCTGAATGAAGAACGCGGCCCAACTTGCAACTCCCATTTAGATCCAACGGCTCTAGGCCATCCCTCCGCTGCTCGCAGACCCGTAGGCCGGATGTGTCCGGCGGGAAAGAGCGAGCAAACAGGAGCGACGTCATCGCCGGATTATCCGGCTGTTCGGGGGGATTAGCCCTGAAGTGTCATTGAACCGTCGTGCCTCATCGGTGAGCGAGCGGGGGCATGGATCAATCTCATGCGAGGCGTTCCCTCGATCCACCTCGCATAGCCGGATAATTGGGCGGCACACTGGAAGAGCGAACA harbors:
- a CDS encoding transposase, translating into MLWFVPAQVPLPSHFLGFDPDSPLTQDFCVYQRHMPHWRVPGRCYFITFRAHDSIPLPVMQQMKAEAREWQSRLAQAASETNGQLPPNELAAWREFQNVQMRKLEHLLDENHGECLLRRPEYRQFLVDALHHFEGIRTEMLAYAIMPNHVHVVCRPLDGYTPESLARAWKRHSAACLHQALRRSGSFWQEESFDRIIRDADHYAQTVRYLAKNPLQARLGENEATVWLHPEILAANAHP